In Jatrophihabitans endophyticus, one DNA window encodes the following:
- a CDS encoding ATP-dependent helicase: MDDPAYRLVRPARPAVVPPVLDDAQRAVLEHPGGPLLVLAGPGTGKSTTLVETVAARAAAGVPVEQLLMLTFSRRAAGELRDRVAARLGRTVREPVARTLHSYAFGVLRIANRRTGGGDDPLPPPRLLSGAEQDVIVRELLAGRAAESWPEPLRPALSTTAFAGEVRDLLMRAVERGLLGVDLAELGRRRRRPDWVAAGEFLTEYENVTSLAKPGAYDPAELIRSAANALRADPDLLAAERARRRRIFVDEYQDTDPAQAELLALLADGSDELVLVGDPDQSIYAFRGADESAVRDVDERFGRGGTVPTVALRMCRRSGPVLVAASRRVAARLPGRGEQRALVAAARPAGAAPERIDVQLFSSASAEANHIAGVLRRAHLDGLPWSRMAVLVRSTSGVLATLRRAMVTAGVPVTVRDDDLPLAEQPAVAVLLELLGCALDPARVDDDTAERLLLGPVGRADVVVLQRLRRALAQLGAPGQVPALAPALLDARELRLLPDRVRWPVQRVHAALAAGITALRAEASVEDVLWAVWDTTGLARRWSARSAEGGAAGAAADRDLDTVVALFDAAARFTDRLPRAGVREFVAHVGAQQLPGDGFGGRTAEHDAVSILTAHAAKGLEWELVCVAGVQEGRWPDLRVRGSLLGVEHLVDVVAGRDVGGDPGTAARLAEERRLFYVAVTRARSQLSVTAVRGEDEQPSRFLDELDPVEGERPLAHAQRPVHLAGLVAYLRAVVCDDAAPGDERTAAAAELARLADAGVRGADPADWWGLLPLSDDGPVADPAAPVPVSPSRIDSFLRCELRTLLQDVGASDGQQVSASLGTLVHEVAAEAPPDASLEHLAAMVDERWGQLDFGAAWFADNERARAGRILVRLVTWLRASRDRLQLVGVETPFQVEVGDALLSGRVDRVERDAEGRLVVVDLKTGKTAVKKGDLPQHPQLAAYQLAVERGGFGTDEAAGGALLVQLAASGRDPEQWQGPLAAADDPAWIEEQVAHVAARLRGAEFTARVNSYCGNCDLQKCCPLRTGRQVTT, encoded by the coding sequence GTGGACGATCCCGCCTACCGCCTGGTGCGCCCGGCCCGGCCGGCCGTGGTGCCGCCGGTGCTCGACGACGCCCAGCGCGCGGTGCTCGAGCACCCGGGCGGTCCACTGCTCGTTCTCGCCGGCCCCGGCACCGGCAAGAGCACGACCCTGGTCGAGACCGTCGCCGCCCGGGCCGCCGCGGGCGTGCCCGTCGAGCAGCTGCTCATGCTCACCTTCAGCCGTCGGGCCGCCGGCGAGCTGCGCGACCGCGTCGCCGCCCGGCTCGGGCGCACCGTGCGCGAACCGGTCGCCCGCACCCTGCACTCCTACGCCTTCGGCGTGCTGCGCATCGCCAACCGGCGCACCGGCGGCGGCGACGACCCGCTGCCGCCGCCGCGGCTGCTGTCCGGCGCCGAGCAGGACGTCATCGTGCGCGAGCTCCTGGCCGGCCGCGCGGCCGAGTCGTGGCCCGAGCCGCTGCGCCCGGCGCTGTCGACGACGGCGTTCGCCGGCGAGGTGCGCGACCTGCTCATGCGGGCCGTCGAACGCGGCCTGCTCGGGGTCGATCTCGCCGAGCTGGGGCGGCGCCGACGCCGGCCCGACTGGGTCGCGGCGGGGGAGTTCCTCACCGAGTACGAGAACGTCACCTCGCTGGCCAAGCCCGGCGCCTACGACCCGGCCGAGCTGATCCGCTCCGCCGCCAACGCGCTGCGCGCCGATCCCGACCTGCTCGCCGCCGAGCGGGCGCGGCGGCGCCGGATCTTCGTCGACGAGTACCAGGACACCGACCCCGCGCAGGCCGAGCTGCTCGCCCTGCTCGCCGACGGCAGCGACGAGCTCGTCCTCGTCGGTGATCCCGACCAGTCCATCTACGCGTTCCGCGGCGCCGACGAGTCGGCCGTCCGCGACGTGGACGAGCGCTTCGGCCGGGGTGGCACGGTGCCGACCGTGGCGCTGCGCATGTGTCGCCGGTCGGGCCCCGTGCTGGTCGCCGCGAGCCGCCGCGTGGCCGCCCGGCTGCCGGGCCGGGGCGAACAGCGGGCGCTGGTGGCGGCGGCGCGTCCGGCCGGCGCCGCGCCCGAGCGCATCGACGTGCAGCTCTTCTCCTCCGCCAGCGCCGAGGCCAACCACATCGCGGGCGTGCTGCGGCGAGCGCACCTCGACGGCCTGCCGTGGTCGCGCATGGCGGTCCTCGTGCGATCGACGTCGGGGGTGCTCGCCACGCTGCGGCGGGCGATGGTCACCGCGGGCGTGCCGGTCACCGTGCGCGACGACGACCTGCCGCTCGCCGAGCAGCCCGCCGTCGCGGTGCTGCTCGAGCTGTTGGGATGTGCCCTCGACCCCGCCCGCGTCGACGACGACACCGCCGAGCGGTTGCTGCTCGGCCCCGTCGGCCGGGCCGACGTGGTGGTGCTGCAGCGCCTGCGGCGCGCGCTCGCCCAGCTCGGCGCACCCGGGCAGGTGCCGGCGCTCGCGCCGGCCCTGCTCGACGCGCGCGAGCTGCGGCTGCTGCCCGACCGGGTGCGCTGGCCGGTCCAGCGCGTGCACGCCGCGCTCGCCGCCGGTATCACGGCGCTGCGTGCGGAAGCGAGCGTCGAGGACGTCCTGTGGGCGGTGTGGGACACCACCGGCCTGGCCCGCCGCTGGTCCGCCCGCAGTGCCGAGGGCGGCGCGGCGGGCGCCGCCGCCGACCGCGACCTCGACACCGTGGTGGCCCTCTTCGACGCCGCCGCCCGCTTCACCGACCGGTTGCCGCGGGCCGGCGTGCGCGAGTTCGTCGCCCACGTCGGCGCCCAGCAGCTCCCGGGCGACGGCTTCGGCGGGCGCACCGCCGAGCACGACGCGGTGTCGATCCTCACCGCGCACGCGGCCAAGGGGTTGGAGTGGGAACTCGTCTGCGTCGCCGGCGTGCAGGAGGGACGCTGGCCCGACCTGCGGGTGCGTGGCTCGCTGCTCGGGGTCGAGCACCTCGTCGACGTGGTGGCCGGGCGCGATGTCGGCGGTGACCCGGGCACCGCCGCGCGGTTGGCCGAGGAGCGTCGGCTGTTCTACGTCGCGGTGACCCGGGCCCGCTCGCAGCTGTCGGTCACCGCCGTCCGCGGCGAGGACGAGCAGCCCTCCCGCTTCCTCGACGAGCTCGACCCGGTCGAGGGCGAACGCCCGCTGGCCCACGCGCAGCGTCCGGTGCACCTGGCGGGGCTCGTCGCCTACCTGCGCGCCGTCGTCTGCGACGACGCCGCGCCGGGCGACGAGCGGACTGCGGCCGCCGCCGAGCTCGCCCGGCTCGCCGACGCCGGTGTACGCGGTGCCGATCCGGCCGACTGGTGGGGCCTGCTCCCGCTCTCCGACGACGGTCCGGTCGCCGATCCGGCCGCGCCGGTGCCGGTGAGCCCCTCGCGCATCGACTCGTTCCTGCGCTGCGAGCTGCGCACCCTGCTGCAGGACGTCGGCGCGAGCGACGGCCAGCAGGTCTCGGCCTCGCTCGGCACGCTGGTCCACGAGGTCGCCGCCGAGGCGCCGCCCGACGCCTCGCTCGAGCACCTGGCCGCCATGGTCGACGAGCGCTGGGGCCAGCTCGACTTCGGCGCCGCCTGGTTCGCCGACAACGAGCGCGCGCGCGCGGGGCGCATCCTCGTCCGGCTCGTCACCTGGCTGCGCGCGAGCCGCGACCGGCTGCAGCTCGTCGGCGTCGAGACGCCGTTCCAGGTCGAGGTCGGCGACGCGCTGCTCTCGGGGCGGGTCGATCGGGTCGAACGCGACGCCGAGGGCCGGCTGGTGGTCGTCGACCTCAAGACCGGCAAGACCGCGGTGAAGAAGGGCGACCTCCCGCAGCACCCGCAGCTCGCCGCCTACCAGCTCGCCGTCGAGCGCGGCGGCTTCGGCACCGACGAAGCGGCCGGCGGCGCCCTGCTGGTGCAGCTGGCGGCGAGCGGCAGGGACCCCGAGCAGTGGCAGGGCCCGCTGGCCGCCGCCGACGACCCGGCGTGGATCGAGGAGCAGGTCGCCCACGTCGCGGCGCGGCTTCGGGGCGCCGAGTTCACCGCGCGGGTCAACAGCTACTGCGGCAACTGCGATCTGCAGAAGTGCTGCCCGCTGCGCACCGGCCGGCAGGTGACGACGTGA
- a CDS encoding MGMT family protein, whose product MPEPGDFAARVLACVEAVPAGRVMTYGDVAEYAGIRSPRSVGRVLATDDGSVPWHRVVRADGSLAEHLYTEQRQRLLAEGVLFRGERVDLVTFRWDGRSR is encoded by the coding sequence GTGCCCGAGCCGGGAGACTTCGCCGCGCGCGTGCTCGCGTGCGTCGAAGCTGTCCCGGCCGGGCGGGTCATGACCTACGGCGACGTCGCCGAGTACGCGGGCATCCGCTCACCCCGCTCGGTGGGGCGGGTGCTGGCGACCGACGACGGCAGCGTGCCGTGGCACCGCGTGGTGCGCGCCGACGGCTCGCTGGCCGAGCATCTGTACACCGAGCAGCGGCAGCGGCTGCTCGCCGAGGGCGTGCTCTTCCGCGGCGAGCGCGTCGACCTCGTGACCTTCCGGTGGGACGGCCGTTCCCGGTGA
- the moeZ gene encoding adenylyltransferase/sulfurtransferase MoeZ, whose translation MSLPPLVEPADELTVDEVRRYSRHLIIPDVAMDGQKRLKNAKVLCVGAGGLGSPALLYLAAAGVGTLGIVEFDVVDESNLQRQVIHGQSDIGRPKAESAAESVREVNPYVTVNVHNERLDNDNVLEIFGQYDLIVDGTDNFATRYMVNDACVILGKPYVWGSIYRFDGQVSVFWDEHGPNYRDLYPDPPPPGMVPSCAEGGVLGVICASIGSAMVNEAIKLITGIGETLLGRLLVFDALEASWRELKIRKDPNGYEITELIDYEAFCGVVSEAAQQAASGATITAAELKELLDSDKPTYLVDVREPAEWEIVKIPGATLIPKDEILRGNALSSLPHDRQIVMYCKTGVRSAETLAAVKAAGFSDAVHVQGGVTAWANQVDKSLPVY comes from the coding sequence GTGTCTTTGCCGCCGCTCGTGGAGCCCGCCGACGAGCTGACCGTCGACGAGGTCCGTCGGTACAGCCGTCACCTGATCATCCCGGACGTCGCGATGGACGGCCAGAAGCGCCTGAAGAACGCCAAGGTGCTGTGTGTGGGCGCGGGCGGCCTGGGCTCGCCGGCCCTGCTCTACCTCGCCGCCGCCGGTGTCGGCACGCTGGGAATCGTCGAGTTCGACGTCGTCGACGAGTCGAACCTGCAGCGTCAGGTCATCCACGGTCAGAGCGACATCGGCCGCCCGAAGGCGGAGTCCGCCGCGGAGTCGGTGCGCGAGGTCAACCCGTACGTCACCGTGAACGTGCACAACGAGCGACTCGACAACGACAACGTGCTCGAGATCTTCGGCCAGTACGACCTGATCGTCGACGGCACGGACAACTTCGCGACGCGGTACATGGTGAACGACGCGTGCGTCATCCTCGGCAAGCCCTACGTGTGGGGCTCGATCTACCGCTTCGACGGCCAGGTCAGCGTCTTCTGGGACGAGCACGGCCCGAACTACCGCGACCTCTACCCGGATCCGCCGCCGCCCGGCATGGTGCCGAGCTGCGCCGAGGGCGGCGTGCTCGGCGTCATCTGCGCCTCCATCGGGTCGGCCATGGTCAACGAGGCCATCAAGCTCATCACCGGCATCGGTGAGACGCTGCTCGGCCGCCTGCTGGTCTTCGACGCGCTCGAGGCGAGCTGGCGCGAGCTCAAGATCCGCAAGGACCCCAACGGCTACGAGATCACCGAGCTGATCGACTACGAGGCGTTCTGCGGCGTGGTCTCCGAGGCCGCACAGCAGGCGGCGTCCGGCGCGACGATCACCGCAGCCGAGCTCAAGGAGCTCCTCGACTCCGACAAGCCGACCTACCTCGTCGACGTCCGCGAGCCCGCGGAGTGGGAGATCGTGAAGATCCCCGGCGCCACGCTGATCCCGAAGGACGAGATTTTGCGCGGAAACGCGCTTTCCTCGCTCCCGCACGACCGGCAGATCGTCATGTACTGCAAGACGGGTGTCCGCTCGGCCGAGACCCTCGCCGCCGTCAAGGCGGCCGGATTCTCCGACGCCGTCCACGTGCAGGGCGGCGTGACCGCGTGGGCCAACCAGGTCGACAAGTCGCTGCCGGTCTACTGA
- a CDS encoding DUF3152 domain-containing protein has protein sequence MTAGRPDDRPDDVAVARAHVRNARASYGAAPQQGRAVPLGDRLRLFVRRYGWRAYALPILFLLTVAALLTTSTSSSGGGQTPAAEKQAPFTPRQQTPPTASSHIPLKGDDKGQISNDVLKAAQLPAGAAYTKKGNGSFRVLPGSMAKVGRGTLYRYSIDVEGGVSGVDLDQFESLVDKTMSDPRSWAGHGVAVQRVSSWKGIAQGANDFHVTLTSAMTVRKYCGYDIPVETSCFQGAGKVPGLSANRVFFNISRWVRGAPAYLGDLDAYRVYMINHENGHALGHNHAHECLPGGLAPVMMQQTFGLRATKGGTATGKLCAANPWPYPTGAKGAPGSEQVDTAENNEYGRGD, from the coding sequence ATGACCGCCGGGCGTCCCGACGACCGCCCCGACGACGTCGCGGTGGCCCGCGCCCACGTCCGCAACGCGCGGGCGTCCTACGGCGCGGCACCGCAGCAGGGACGGGCCGTGCCGCTCGGTGACCGGCTGCGGCTGTTCGTGCGGCGCTACGGCTGGCGGGCGTACGCCCTGCCGATCCTGTTCCTGCTCACGGTCGCCGCGCTGCTCACCACATCGACGTCGTCCTCGGGCGGCGGGCAGACGCCGGCGGCCGAGAAGCAGGCGCCGTTCACGCCCCGGCAGCAGACGCCGCCCACGGCGTCCTCGCACATCCCGCTCAAGGGCGACGACAAGGGACAGATCTCCAACGACGTGCTCAAGGCCGCCCAGCTGCCGGCCGGCGCGGCGTACACCAAGAAGGGCAACGGCTCGTTCCGCGTCCTGCCCGGCTCGATGGCCAAGGTGGGGCGCGGCACGCTGTACCGCTACAGCATCGACGTCGAGGGCGGGGTGTCCGGCGTCGACCTGGACCAGTTCGAGAGCCTGGTCGACAAGACGATGTCCGATCCGCGCAGCTGGGCCGGTCACGGCGTCGCCGTCCAGCGGGTGTCGTCCTGGAAGGGCATCGCGCAGGGGGCGAACGACTTTCACGTGACCCTCACCTCGGCGATGACGGTGCGGAAGTACTGCGGTTACGACATCCCCGTCGAGACGTCGTGCTTCCAGGGCGCCGGGAAGGTGCCGGGGTTGAGCGCAAATCGGGTCTTCTTCAACATCTCGCGCTGGGTGCGCGGCGCGCCGGCCTACCTCGGTGACCTCGACGCCTACCGCGTGTACATGATCAACCACGAGAACGGGCACGCGCTCGGCCACAACCACGCCCACGAGTGCCTCCCCGGCGGTCTCGCGCCGGTGATGATGCAGCAGACCTTCGGGCTGCGGGCGACCAAGGGCGGCACCGCCACCGGGAAGCTGTGCGCGGCCAATCCGTGGCCCTACCCCACCGGCGCCAAGGGTGCCCCGGGCTCCGAGCAGGTCGACACCGCCGAGAACAACGAGTACGGCCGCGGGGACTGA
- a CDS encoding alpha/beta fold hydrolase: protein MPKPPARTVPVARFADAGLISSEDVDGPWPGTHVEVGDIRVHLRTTPATSADAEPALFVHGLAGSALNWTDFAGALRGRLAIEALDLPGHGLSGPAPRGRYSPQLHADTVVRYLEQSGRGPVHLVGNSMGGAVSILVAAQRPDLVRTLTLLAPAVPDNRLRIYPLRANPRFALVFVPVLGELVTRLFNSRYAPEVRAKGTIALCFADRSRFPAARMRELVDEVTERGTSPWAEAAVLRSMRSLAKSQLLGGRAGWRTMRRVAAPTLVVWGDRDRLVAPDLAPYVAAAVPNSRLLEMDDIGHTPMMEAPGPTARAVLAFLDDTAVDDGPADRAAGS, encoded by the coding sequence GTGCCCAAGCCGCCCGCGCGCACCGTCCCCGTCGCCCGCTTCGCCGACGCCGGCCTGATCTCGTCCGAGGACGTCGACGGCCCCTGGCCCGGCACCCACGTCGAGGTCGGGGACATCCGGGTGCACCTCCGGACGACCCCTGCCACCTCCGCCGACGCCGAACCGGCCCTGTTCGTGCACGGCCTCGCCGGCTCCGCGTTGAACTGGACCGACTTCGCCGGGGCCCTGCGCGGCCGGCTCGCGATCGAGGCGCTCGACCTTCCCGGCCACGGGCTGTCCGGTCCCGCACCACGTGGCCGCTACTCGCCGCAGCTGCACGCCGACACGGTGGTGCGCTACCTGGAGCAGTCTGGCCGCGGGCCGGTGCACCTCGTCGGCAACTCGATGGGCGGCGCCGTCAGCATCCTCGTCGCCGCGCAGCGGCCCGATCTCGTCCGCACGCTCACGCTGCTCGCCCCGGCCGTCCCGGACAACCGGCTGCGCATCTACCCGCTGCGGGCCAACCCGCGCTTCGCGCTGGTGTTCGTGCCCGTGCTGGGCGAGCTCGTCACCCGGCTGTTCAACTCCCGCTACGCACCCGAGGTGCGGGCGAAGGGCACGATCGCGCTGTGCTTCGCCGACCGGTCACGGTTCCCGGCGGCGCGCATGCGCGAGCTCGTCGACGAGGTCACCGAGCGCGGCACCTCGCCGTGGGCCGAGGCCGCCGTGCTGCGCTCGATGCGCAGCCTCGCCAAGTCACAGCTGCTGGGGGGACGCGCCGGGTGGCGCACCATGCGCCGCGTCGCCGCGCCCACGCTCGTGGTGTGGGGCGACCGCGACCGGCTCGTCGCACCCGACCTCGCGCCGTACGTCGCTGCCGCCGTCCCGAACTCGCGACTGCTCGAGATGGACGACATCGGTCACACCCCGATGATGGAGGCCCCGGGGCCGACCGCGCGCGCCGTGCTCGCCTTCCTCGACGACACCGCGGTCGACGACGGTCCCGCCGACCGGGCGGCGGGGTCCTGA
- the ku gene encoding non-homologous end joining protein Ku, whose product MRSIWKGSVSFGLVSIGVKLYSATEEKSVSFNQVRREDGARIRYKRVAESDGEEVSYSDIAKGYQLPSGEVVVLTDEDFADLPLPSARVVDVLQFVPAEQIDPIYYAKSYYLEPENSAVKPYVLLREALDESEMVAIVKVAIRNREQLATLRVRDDVIVLNTMIWPDEVRAADFGFLDEDIDLRPQEQQMARSLVESMAGDFQPDQYTDDYRAALEAVIEAKAEGREVVEPEEQQPSSGNVVDLMSALRASVDAAKKGRGETASASGSSADDAPATRAATKAPAKKAAKKAAKKAPAKKAAAAKTAKPAKKAAKKAARKTA is encoded by the coding sequence ATGAGGTCCATCTGGAAGGGCAGCGTCTCCTTCGGCCTGGTCAGCATCGGCGTGAAGCTGTACTCGGCGACGGAGGAGAAGTCGGTCAGCTTCAACCAGGTGCGGCGCGAGGACGGCGCCCGCATCCGCTACAAGCGCGTGGCCGAGTCCGACGGCGAGGAGGTCTCGTACTCCGACATCGCGAAGGGCTACCAGCTGCCCAGCGGCGAGGTCGTGGTGCTGACCGACGAGGACTTCGCCGACCTGCCGCTGCCGAGCGCGCGCGTCGTCGACGTCCTGCAGTTCGTGCCCGCTGAGCAGATCGACCCCATCTACTACGCCAAGAGCTACTACCTCGAGCCCGAGAACAGCGCGGTCAAGCCCTACGTCCTGCTGCGCGAAGCCCTGGACGAGAGCGAGATGGTGGCGATCGTGAAGGTCGCGATCCGCAACCGCGAGCAGCTCGCGACCCTGCGGGTCCGCGACGACGTGATCGTGCTCAACACCATGATCTGGCCCGACGAGGTGCGCGCCGCCGACTTCGGCTTCCTCGACGAGGACATCGACCTGCGCCCCCAGGAGCAGCAGATGGCCCGCTCGCTCGTCGAGAGCATGGCCGGGGACTTCCAGCCCGATCAGTACACCGACGACTACCGCGCCGCCCTCGAGGCCGTCATCGAGGCCAAGGCCGAGGGCCGTGAGGTCGTCGAACCCGAGGAGCAGCAGCCCTCCAGCGGCAATGTCGTCGATCTGATGTCGGCGCTGCGGGCCTCCGTCGACGCGGCGAAGAAGGGCCGCGGCGAGACGGCGTCCGCCTCCGGCTCGTCGGCCGACGACGCCCCGGCGACGCGGGCTGCGACGAAGGCGCCGGCGAAGAAGGCCGCGAAGAAGGCCGCCAAGAAGGCGCCGGCCAAGAAGGCCGCCGCGGCGAAGACGGCGAAGCCGGCGAAGAAGGCCGCGAAGAAGGCGGCGCGCAAGACCGCGTGA
- a CDS encoding alpha/beta fold hydrolase has translation MILDRRFDWLGRQIAWTRRGSGPPLVFCHGTPWSSRLWAPFAAALADEFTVYLWDMPGYGASSKRADHDVDLSVQGAAFTALLEHCDLDRPHVVAHDYGGAVSLRTHLLDDVAYASLCLVDVVALRPWGSPFFTLVKDNANVFAQLPAAVHRGALEAYISGASHRGLRPEDLAMLTAPWCDDEGQAAFYRQIAQADERLTAELEPLLPGLTTPTHIIWGENDTWIPADRAHRLHEAIPTSTLALVAEAGHLIQLDQPVALATQLRHWLTHATRA, from the coding sequence GTGATCCTGGACCGGCGCTTCGACTGGCTGGGCCGGCAGATCGCCTGGACACGGCGGGGTTCGGGCCCACCGCTGGTCTTCTGCCACGGCACTCCCTGGTCCTCGCGGTTGTGGGCGCCGTTCGCGGCGGCCCTGGCGGACGAGTTCACCGTCTACCTCTGGGACATGCCCGGTTACGGGGCGTCGTCGAAGCGCGCCGACCACGACGTCGACCTGAGTGTGCAGGGTGCGGCGTTCACGGCCCTGCTCGAGCACTGTGACCTCGACCGCCCGCACGTGGTCGCTCACGACTACGGCGGTGCGGTGTCGCTACGCACCCATCTGCTCGACGACGTCGCCTACGCATCGCTGTGTCTCGTCGACGTCGTCGCCCTCCGGCCCTGGGGATCACCGTTCTTCACCCTGGTCAAGGACAACGCGAACGTCTTCGCGCAGCTGCCTGCGGCGGTTCATCGTGGGGCGTTGGAGGCGTACATCTCGGGCGCGAGCCATCGTGGCCTCCGACCCGAGGACCTGGCCATGCTCACCGCGCCGTGGTGCGACGACGAGGGCCAGGCGGCGTTCTACCGCCAGATCGCCCAGGCCGACGAACGTCTCACCGCCGAACTCGAACCCCTGCTTCCCGGACTGACCACCCCCACACACATCATCTGGGGCGAGAACGACACGTGGATCCCTGCCGACCGGGCCCACCGGCTGCACGAGGCCATCCCGACGAGCACGCTCGCGCTGGTGGCGGAGGCCGGCCACCTGATACAGCTCGACCAGCCCGTCGCCCTCGCGACACAGCTCCGACACTGGCTCACCCACGCGACCCGCGCGTGA
- a CDS encoding HNH endonuclease signature motif containing protein yields MTTMIGDAADALLTAELSSWDESSLLDAWREVERLRNRLAAVEHRFVAEEERRGLPFTHGARNPAGFVRALLRVHPREAVARVAVASAAAPVTTMTNEVVPAPFPRVAAAQAAGSISPRHAAVVVAAVQRLPDVVQVEHGARVEAELVEYATQFDPHQLGTLALRVTTLLDQDGALADVAYRERHRDLTIRQRPDGSASISGEATAELAERLLTVLDALAAPRPAADGTRDLRTAGQRRHDGLLDALDLLQRAELLPSVAGISTTVLLTTTAANWSSGDAVAVTGHGAILPTREAIRIAGGDTRVMSVDLDEHGAVTGHTDTRRLFTETQRLAMIARDGGCTFPGCDTPPAWTQAHHVVDHANGGRTTIANGALVCGHHHRSHAKQGWRSVMRDGRPAWIPPPWLDPHRRPRTNARTRPG; encoded by the coding sequence ATGACCACGATGATCGGCGACGCGGCGGATGCGCTGCTGACTGCCGAGCTGTCGTCGTGGGACGAGTCTTCGTTGTTGGACGCCTGGCGGGAGGTGGAGCGGCTGCGGAACCGGTTGGCGGCGGTGGAGCATCGCTTTGTCGCGGAGGAGGAGCGGCGGGGGTTGCCGTTCACGCACGGGGCGCGGAACCCGGCGGGGTTCGTGCGGGCTCTGTTGCGGGTGCATCCGCGGGAGGCGGTCGCCCGGGTGGCTGTGGCGTCGGCGGCGGCGCCGGTGACCACGATGACCAATGAGGTGGTGCCGGCGCCGTTCCCGCGGGTCGCGGCGGCGCAGGCGGCGGGGTCGATCTCGCCGCGGCACGCGGCGGTGGTCGTGGCGGCGGTGCAGCGGCTGCCCGACGTGGTGCAGGTCGAGCACGGCGCCCGCGTCGAGGCCGAGCTGGTCGAGTACGCGACGCAGTTCGATCCGCACCAACTCGGCACGCTGGCGCTGCGGGTGACGACGCTGCTGGATCAGGACGGCGCCCTGGCCGACGTCGCCTACCGCGAGCGGCACCGGGACCTGACGATCCGGCAACGCCCGGACGGGTCCGCCAGCATCAGCGGGGAGGCGACCGCCGAGCTGGCCGAACGCCTGCTCACGGTCCTCGATGCGTTGGCCGCGCCGAGACCGGCTGCGGACGGAACCAGGGACCTCCGCACGGCGGGGCAGCGTCGCCACGACGGCCTGCTCGACGCCCTCGACCTACTCCAACGCGCCGAACTACTCCCGTCGGTGGCCGGGATCAGCACCACCGTCCTGCTCACCACCACCGCGGCCAACTGGTCCAGCGGTGACGCCGTCGCCGTGACCGGCCACGGCGCCATCCTCCCCACCCGCGAAGCCATCCGCATCGCCGGCGGCGACACCCGCGTGATGAGCGTCGACCTCGACGAGCACGGCGCGGTCACCGGCCACACCGACACCCGGAGACTGTTCACCGAGACCCAGCGCCTCGCCATGATCGCCCGCGACGGCGGCTGCACCTTCCCCGGCTGCGACACCCCGCCCGCCTGGACCCAAGCCCACCACGTGGTCGACCATGCGAACGGCGGCCGGACCACCATCGCCAACGGCGCCCTGGTCTGCGGCCACCACCACCGGAGTCACGCGAAACAAGGCTGGCGATCCGTCATGAGAGACGGCCGACCCGCCTGGATCCCCCCACCCTGGCTCGACCCCCACCGACGACCCCGGACCAACGCTCGCACCCGGCCCGGCTGA
- a CDS encoding putative immunity protein: MILSEVRDPRLITIRRGGALTDADHHRLALWAATCAEHVLALFELARPDDPRPRGAIAAARRWVADEIPMMQARAAGGHAMGAARDLRGAPRFAAYAAGQAAAVTHVADHDLGAAAYAIKAVRAAAPAADAVAAGRAECRWQQRRLPVEVRDLVLDDQRLRNHLCWWAFDG; this comes from the coding sequence ATGATCCTGTCCGAGGTCCGCGATCCCCGGTTGATCACGATCCGTCGCGGTGGGGCGCTCACCGACGCCGACCACCATCGGCTGGCGCTGTGGGCCGCGACGTGCGCGGAACACGTGCTCGCGCTCTTCGAACTCGCGCGGCCCGACGACCCCCGCCCGCGCGGTGCGATTGCCGCCGCCCGCCGCTGGGTGGCCGACGAGATTCCGATGATGCAGGCGCGGGCCGCGGGTGGTCACGCGATGGGAGCGGCCCGCGACCTGCGGGGTGCGCCTCGCTTCGCCGCGTACGCCGCCGGCCAGGCTGCCGCGGTCACGCACGTCGCGGACCACGACCTCGGCGCGGCCGCGTACGCCATCAAGGCCGTCCGCGCGGCCGCGCCCGCCGCCGACGCCGTCGCCGCCGGGCGAGCGGAGTGCCGCTGGCAACAGCGCCGGTTGCCGGTCGAGGTGCGCGACCTCGTCCTAGACGACCAGCGCTTGCGCAATCACCTCTGCTGGTGGGCGTTCGACGGGTGA